One Desulfobaculum bizertense DSM 18034 DNA window includes the following coding sequences:
- the tatA gene encoding twin-arginine translocase TatA/TatE family subunit — MIGGLGIWELLIILLIVLVIFGAKKLPEIGGGIGQAIQNFKKATTEPSEIDVTPKGEKKEESKDKD; from the coding sequence ATGATTGGCGGATTAGGAATCTGGGAACTTCTTATCATTCTTCTCATCGTTCTGGTTATCTTTGGTGCCAAAAAGCTGCCTGAAATTGGCGGCGGTATTGGTCAGGCTATTCAAAATTTTAAGAAAGCCACTACCGAACCCAGTGAAATCGATGTAACCCCCAAGGGTGAAAAAAAAGAAGAATCCAAGGACAAAGACTAG
- a CDS encoding CDP-alcohol phosphatidyltransferase family protein: MQLNENNWTIPNILTIARILLTPCFVISYVDGKTELAWGLFLVAGITDAADGFLARVLHQRTRLGAMLDPLADKALVASAFLCLGISGWVPSWLVILVISRDVIIVGGLSALSFWGVDVKVKIRPSWMSKLNTSCQISLIVVVMLEEMHWLSLPMLVDILVGAVCVLTVVTAIHYTLRGLAMFPEHDAEAEGDSSK; this comes from the coding sequence ATGCAGCTCAATGAGAATAACTGGACCATTCCCAATATCCTCACGATTGCGAGGATACTTCTGACGCCCTGTTTTGTTATTTCCTATGTGGACGGCAAGACTGAACTGGCGTGGGGATTGTTCCTTGTTGCGGGAATAACAGATGCCGCAGATGGCTTTTTGGCCCGAGTCCTTCACCAGAGGACCCGACTGGGGGCGATGCTTGACCCCCTTGCAGACAAGGCCCTTGTGGCCTCGGCTTTCCTGTGTTTGGGTATTTCGGGGTGGGTCCCGTCGTGGTTAGTTATTCTCGTTATTAGTCGCGATGTCATCATCGTTGGCGGCTTGAGTGCCCTGTCGTTTTGGGGCGTTGACGTCAAGGTGAAGATTCGCCCCTCGTGGATGAGCAAGCTGAATACAAGCTGTCAGATTTCACTGATTGTTGTGGTCATGCTGGAAGAAATGCACTGGCTGAGTTTGCCGATGCTGGTGGACATTCTTGTCGGGGCAGTGTGCGTTCTGACTGTGGTCACGGCAATCCATTACACCTTGCGTGGTCTGGCCATGTTCCCTGAGCATGATGCCGAGGCAGAGGGTGACTCATCGAAGTGA
- a CDS encoding SixA phosphatase family protein, whose amino-acid sequence MLLYLMQHGLALPKEAAPEEPLSPMGRELVTKAGQMARRLDIGFDAIACSPKLRARQTAEIMAKETGFPVEDIASTPLLKAMNPAVQTVDFLNGLNGAQSVLVAGHMPNLAKLATLIITGDDRPKIEIQNAGLLCIECSGHKFRNGTLKFSINSRHFALMR is encoded by the coding sequence ATGCTTCTTTATCTCATGCAGCATGGGCTGGCCTTGCCCAAAGAGGCCGCCCCAGAAGAACCCCTTAGCCCTATGGGGCGTGAACTCGTCACCAAGGCTGGTCAGATGGCCCGCCGTCTTGACATCGGATTTGACGCTATTGCGTGCAGTCCCAAACTGCGCGCCCGCCAAACCGCAGAAATCATGGCCAAAGAAACGGGTTTCCCCGTTGAAGACATTGCAAGCACTCCACTGCTTAAAGCCATGAATCCGGCAGTGCAGACCGTAGACTTTTTGAATGGCCTGAACGGTGCGCAGTCTGTGCTCGTGGCCGGACACATGCCAAACCTCGCCAAACTTGCCACACTCATCATCACAGGCGACGACCGGCCCAAAATTGAAATCCAAAACGCAGGACTTCTGTGCATTGAATGCTCAGGTCACAAATTCCGAAACGGCACGCTCAAATTCAGCATTAACAGCCGTCACTTTGCCCTGATGCGCTAG
- the miaA gene encoding tRNA (adenosine(37)-N6)-dimethylallyltransferase MiaA produces the protein MTTQLLCIPGPTGAGKTSAAISLAQALDGEVINFDSRQVYRDFPVITAQPSEEERAGCPHLLYGFLPTEEKMSAAAYTELALKTIEEVASRGKLPILVGGTGLYMRSVLRPLADIPAIPEDIRRDVQEDCERRGPNALHKDLEKLDPVLADRLHPNDRQRIMRGIEVARGTGKPLSVWQTETVEERDFQVLKQGVGLPLPELTPYLNKRIDVMLEAGAMQEAESAMEKNADPKAPGWSGIGCAELLAYLQGRLKYEDALYLWQKNTRAYAKRQLTWFRADKEIHWYRPHLHQDMIDQARAFFGR, from the coding sequence ATGACGACGCAGCTTTTATGTATTCCCGGTCCGACAGGTGCCGGAAAAACGAGTGCGGCTATTTCTCTTGCTCAGGCCCTTGATGGCGAGGTTATTAATTTTGATTCCCGGCAGGTCTACCGGGATTTCCCTGTGATTACAGCTCAGCCGAGCGAAGAAGAACGGGCTGGATGCCCTCATCTCCTGTATGGCTTTTTGCCGACAGAGGAGAAGATGAGTGCTGCGGCCTATACAGAACTGGCGCTTAAAACCATCGAAGAGGTTGCGTCCCGCGGGAAGCTCCCTATTCTGGTTGGCGGTACGGGGCTGTATATGCGCTCGGTGCTAAGACCCTTGGCAGACATTCCTGCAATCCCTGAAGACATTCGTCGGGATGTACAGGAGGATTGCGAGCGTCGCGGCCCAAATGCTTTGCACAAGGATTTGGAGAAGCTGGACCCTGTGCTTGCTGACCGCCTACATCCAAATGACCGCCAGCGCATTATGCGAGGCATTGAGGTTGCGCGGGGGACAGGCAAGCCGCTGTCTGTCTGGCAGACTGAAACAGTGGAAGAACGAGATTTTCAGGTGCTCAAGCAGGGGGTGGGGCTGCCACTTCCAGAGCTGACGCCGTATTTGAACAAGCGCATTGACGTGATGCTTGAGGCTGGAGCCATGCAGGAGGCTGAGTCCGCAATGGAAAAGAATGCGGACCCCAAGGCTCCGGGCTGGAGTGGGATTGGCTGTGCCGAGCTTTTGGCATATTTGCAGGGGCGTCTGAAATATGAAGACGCGCTGTATTTGTGGCAGAAGAATACCCGGGCCTATGCCAAGCGCCAGCTGACGTGGTTCCGGGCAGACAAAGAGATACACTGGTATCGGCCTCATCTGCATCAGGACATGATAGATCAGGCGCGAGCGTTTTTTGGACGCTAA
- the coaD gene encoding pantetheine-phosphate adenylyltransferase, which produces MEEEKKREVIAVYPGTFDPLTNGHVSLVKRGLTIFDKVVVAVAQDTGKNSLFSFDERVEMAREVFADSPRVMVEGFSGLLVNYALKRGASVILRGLRAVSDFEYEFQMALMNRHLARPVQTVFLMTDYKWMYISSSIIRSVASLDGNVQGLIPNLIMPRVYAKFAELKERGELD; this is translated from the coding sequence ATGGAAGAAGAGAAAAAGCGCGAAGTCATAGCCGTTTATCCGGGCACCTTTGATCCGCTGACGAACGGTCATGTAAGCCTTGTGAAACGCGGCCTGACTATTTTTGATAAGGTCGTTGTTGCTGTTGCCCAGGATACAGGAAAGAACTCCCTGTTTAGCTTTGACGAGCGCGTGGAAATGGCGCGTGAAGTTTTTGCGGATAGCCCCCGGGTAATGGTGGAAGGCTTCTCTGGCCTTTTGGTGAATTATGCACTCAAGCGTGGTGCTTCGGTTATTCTGCGTGGCCTGCGCGCGGTGAGTGACTTTGAGTATGAGTTCCAGATGGCACTGATGAACAGGCACCTTGCCCGTCCGGTTCAGACTGTCTTTTTGATGACTGACTACAAATGGATGTACATTAGTTCGTCCATTATTCGTTCTGTGGCGTCTCTTGATGGAAACGTGCAGGGGCTTATTCCGAATCTTATTATGCCTCGTGTGTACGCCAAGTTTGCGGAGCTGAAAGAACGGGGCGAGCTGGACTAG
- the rsmD gene encoding 16S rRNA (guanine(966)-N(2))-methyltransferase RsmD produces MRIISGEFGGRTIRSVEGPGYRPATAKVRGAIFSMLEARGIDWEETHVLDLFAGSGSLTFEALSRGAVRGVLMEKNRKAAACISENGKSLGLRGSRVRVVAKDLFKVLNTVPDKPFSLVFIDPPYGKDLLEPALVKAIANGWIAEDAFVLAEVESGLELDADAVSPFLETLTDKLYGQTRIIVWKKRKSAKS; encoded by the coding sequence ATGCGAATAATAAGTGGCGAGTTTGGTGGTCGCACCATTCGCTCTGTTGAGGGGCCGGGCTATCGCCCGGCTACCGCAAAAGTGCGTGGTGCTATTTTTTCAATGCTCGAAGCTCGCGGTATTGACTGGGAAGAGACTCATGTTCTGGATTTGTTTGCGGGAAGCGGGAGCCTGACGTTTGAGGCTCTGTCTCGTGGAGCAGTCCGGGGCGTGCTCATGGAAAAGAACCGCAAGGCTGCGGCCTGTATCTCAGAGAATGGCAAATCGCTTGGGCTGAGAGGCTCTCGTGTGCGGGTTGTGGCCAAGGACTTGTTCAAAGTCCTGAACACGGTCCCCGACAAGCCCTTTTCCCTGGTCTTTATTGATCCTCCATATGGAAAGGACCTGCTGGAACCCGCTTTGGTCAAGGCCATTGCCAATGGCTGGATTGCCGAAGATGCCTTTGTTTTGGCAGAAGTGGAATCCGGGCTGGAACTTGACGCGGACGCAGTGAGTCCGTTTTTGGAAACCCTGACCGACAAACTGTATGGGCAGACAAGGATTATTGTATGGAAGAAGAGAAAAAGCGCGAAGTCATAG